DNA sequence from the Streptomyces cinnabarinus genome:
GACGCGGAATGGGCAACCTTCGCCGCGGAAGCCGTACTGAGAGCAGGCGACGACACCGCCCTGGGCGACCTCAGCAGACACCGCCGCATGCGCGCAGCCATCGACCTCACCTGGAACGCCGTAGCCAGCGAGGTAGCCGCCGCAGCGGACCGCGCCCCCGAGATCGAATCCGCCGTACTCCCCCTGCGCGCCCGCATCTCGGTAAGAGCGGGCCTGGGCAACCTGGCAGCGGGCCTACGCCCACCCGCCACCGGCCACGACAACCCCCACTACTTCGACGACGCGGCCTGCATCCGCGCCTGCGTCCTCGCCGCAGCCCACCCCGGCGACCCCCAACTGGCCGCGGAACTCGCCGAGTTCGACGCCCGCTATACCCAGGACGGCGACGGGGTCCACGGCGCCCGCGCCATGGCCGCCGCCATCGCCCAAGCCCTCTCCGGCGCCCGCCTGGACACCTGCGTCACCGCGGCCCTGGCAGAACTCCCGCCCGAGACGGAGATCGGCCGCAACGCCCGCCACGCCCTCGCCCTCGCCCACGACGCCGACAGCGCCTTCGCCCTCATCCCCCAGCTGGAACACCAGATCGTCGATCACGTCTACAGCTACGGCATCGCCGCCGCCGAGACCGTCCCCGTCGCCCTCGCCCTCACCACCGCCGCACGGGGCCGCATCGCCGAAGCGGTCCCCGCCGCCGCCTGCCTCTCCCGGGTCGCCGACTCCGCCCCCGCCCTGGTCGGCGCCCTCACCGGCGCCCTCGGCGGCGGCGCCGCGATCCCCGCCGCCTGGCGCAACGCCTGCCGCGTCCTGTCCGGCTGCGCCCTCCCCCGTCTGACCGGCACGGACCTCGTGGAACTCGCCGAACTCCT
Encoded proteins:
- a CDS encoding ADP-ribosylglycohydrolase family protein, coding for MGRVRAAGARKDRRIEGLLLGLAAGDAAGWPAARHRAARMPEWTRRLTRELDTFAEQNATTTLPVPIALNQPPEPLRLGPSDDAEWATFAAEAVLRAGDDTALGDLSRHRRMRAAIDLTWNAVASEVAAAADRAPEIESAVLPLRARISVRAGLGNLAAGLRPPATGHDNPHYFDDAACIRACVLAAAHPGDPQLAAELAEFDARYTQDGDGVHGARAMAAAIAQALSGARLDTCVTAALAELPPETEIGRNARHALALAHDADSAFALIPQLEHQIVDHVYSYGIAAAETVPVALALTTAARGRIAEAVPAAACLSRVADSAPALVGALTGALGGGAAIPAAWRNACRVLSGCALPRLTGTDLVELAELLEATQPAGSGG